A region from the Aegilops tauschii subsp. strangulata cultivar AL8/78 chromosome 5, Aet v6.0, whole genome shotgun sequence genome encodes:
- the LOC141022859 gene encoding uncharacterized protein, with translation MSVLVLTGDNYTTWAMKVEANLDATGLWEAVVPAKDAAAAVVAKKDKLARAYLLGALSEDLLMQVSMKKMAAEVWASLKTRFVGADRVRAARLATLHGEFERLRMADGESLDAFVGKIGGMAVWYAGLGTTLGDAEMVKKLLDLVPDQLYAAVAGIEQFCDVTTMTFEEALSRLKAFDERS, from the coding sequence ATGTCGGTCCTTGTGCTCACCGGTGACAACTACACCACATGGGCAATGAAGGTGGAGGCAAACCTGGATGCGACCGGGCTGTGGGAGGCGGTGGTTCCGGCGAAGGACGCGGCGGCGGCCGTCGTCGCTAAGAAGGACAAGCTGGCGCGAGCCTACTTGCTCGGGGCGCTCTCCGAGGACCTGCTGATGCAGGTGtcgatgaagaagatggcggcggAGGTCTGGGCTAGCCTGAAGACCCGCTTCGTCGGAGCTGATCGGGTCCGGGCGGCGCGGTTGGCCACCCTCCACGGCGAGTTCGAGCGCCTGCGCATGGCGGATGGCGAGTCGTTGGACGCCTTCGTTGGCAAGATTGGCGGCATGGCGGTATGGTACGCGGGGCTCGGGACGACGCTCGGGGACGCCGAGATGGTGAAGAAACTGCTGGACTTGGTACCGGACCAGCTGTACGCAGCGGTCGCCGGCATCGAGCAGTTCTGCGACGTCACTACCATGACCTTCGAGGAGGCGCTCAGTCGCCTGAAAGCCTTTGACGAGCGATCATGA